In Babylonia areolata isolate BAREFJ2019XMU chromosome 10, ASM4173473v1, whole genome shotgun sequence, the following proteins share a genomic window:
- the LOC143286825 gene encoding uncharacterized protein LOC143286825 isoform X1 gives MQWRCTRRSTCSAILRTFLFNREEENPRIRVVNEQGHNHPCEQERVTKLRFMENLRAETREDCTRTVKRLYDAGIAREHRLAAQEGGARPDLPTFPSVRSVLSRARARDIPPTPESVEDVEIEGMWAETWNGENFLAHLDSDWGYAIFCTEENFSTLRRCETVYMDGTFRACPQSYRQVFTILGDVRGFVIPLVNVLMANRTTGSYRQVLARVRRITRQITHHNWRPQVIIADFEMGLWNAVETELPIATLLGCYFHLTQNFWRKIQELGLARPYRMNQHLQDTVRKVMAIGYLPIPLLRNNFRALEQSRRTRRLVNHFPALKDFFNYVGNTYIQPNAAFPPAAWNVHNRNMAQRTNNHAEKDSRRFVIFGDFDF, from the exons ATGCAGTGGAGGTGCACACGAAGAAGTACCTGTTCAGCCATCCTGAGGACTTTTTTATTcaatagagaggaagagaatcCACGGATTCGAGTGGTTAACGAGCAGGGTCACAATCACCCGTGCGAACAGGAACGCGTTACCAAACTGCGCTTCATGGAAAACCTACGTGCTGAAACCAGAGAAGATTGCACAAGGACAGTGAAGCGACTCTATGATGCTGGGATTGCACGGGAGCATCGCCTTGCAGCTCAGGAAGGTGGTGCCAGACCAGATCTACCAACTTTTCCATCAGTGAGGTCAGTGCTGTCGAGAGCTAGAGCAAGGGACATTCCCCCTACTCCGGAAAGTGTGGAAGATGTGGAGATCGAGGGCATGTGGGCTGAAACTTGGAATGGAGAAAACTTCCTTGCGCATCTTGACAGTGACTGGGGATATGCGATCTTCTGCACTGAGGAAAACTTCTCGACCCTGAGACGATGTGAGACGGTCTACATGGATGGGACATTCCGTGCTTGTCCTCAGTCCTACCGCCAAGTATTCACGATACTAGGTGATGTGAGAGGCTTCGTGATTCCTTTGGTCAATGTGCTCATGGCAAACAGGACCACAGGCAGCTATCGTCAGGTCCTAGCCAGAGTGAGAAGAATCACGCGGCAAATAACTCACCACAACTGGCGTCCACAGGTCATCATTGCGGACTTTGAAATGGGTCTGTGGAATGCAGTGGAGACAGAATTGCCAATTGCAACGCTTTTGGGATGCTACTTCCATCTGACCCAAaacttctggagaaaaatccaagAACTCGGACTTGCGCGACCCTACCGAATGAACCAGCACCTCCAGGACACAGTGAGAAAGGTCATGGCCATCGGGTACTTGCCCATTCCACTGCTGAGAAACAACTTCCGTGCACTTGAACAGAGTAGGAGAACGCGCCGACTTGTGAACCACTTCCCTGCTTTGAAGGATTTTTTCAACTACGTTGGCAATACATACATCCAGCCCAATGCTGCCTTTCCTCCAGCTGCGTGGAATGTTCACAACAGGAACATGGCACAGAGAACCAACAACCATGCTGAAA AGGACTCACGGAGGTTTGTGATCTTCGGAGATTTCGATTTCTGA